One Glycine soja cultivar W05 chromosome 2, ASM419377v2, whole genome shotgun sequence genomic region harbors:
- the LOC114377223 gene encoding eukaryotic translation initiation factor 5: MALQNIGAANSDDAFYRYKMPRMITKIEGRGNGIKTNVVNMVDIAKALARPASYTTKYFGCELGAQSKFDEKTGTSHVNGAHDTVKLAGLLENFIKKYVQCYGCGNPETEIIITKNQMIQLKCAACGFVSDVDMRDKLTTFIIKNPPEVKKGSKDKKAMRRAEKERLKEGEMADEEQKKVKKEVKKKGSSSSKDGTAKSTSSKKKASGSDEDRTSPTHSQIDEKEEAPDEDDGDDDVQWLTDTSLDAARQRIQEQLSAVTADMVMLSTDEPEKKKKAASNGNGGSQNGNSMHYGTLVGEVKANLKKGIGANELLSHLSAHPAPAQEKMSALVEALFEGTEKGFAKEADKKKNYFAAAVAEEGSQLLLLHAIEEFSCKSTSNALKEVALVLKALYDADVLEEEHIVQWYQKGLKGDNKNSKILKNAQPFIDWLQSAESETEEE; encoded by the coding sequence ATGGCTTTACAGAACATTGGTGCTGCAAACAGTGATGATGCCTTCTACAGGTATAAGATGCCTAGGATGATTACCAAAATTGAGGGCAGAGGTAACGGCATCAAAACTAATGTTGTCAATATGGTTGATATTGCCAAGGCATTGGCAAGGCCTGCGTCTTACACGACCAAGTATTTTGGTTGTGAACTTGGGGCCCAGTCAAAATTTGATGAGAAGACCGGCACTTCTCACGTCAATGGAGCACATGATACTGTTAAGCTTGCTGGCCTTCTTGAGAACTTCATTAAGAAATATGTTCAGTGTTATGGTTGTGGAAATCCTGAAACTGAGATCATAATCACTAAGAACCAAATGATCCAGCTGAAATGCGCTGCTTGTGGTTTTGTGTCTGATGTTGATATGAGAGACAAGCTGACTACCTTCATCATTAAGAACCCTCCAGAGGTTAAGAAAGGATCCAAAGACAAGAAGGCCATGAGGAGAGCTGAGAAGGAGAGACTGAAGGAAGGTGAAATGGCTGATGAGGAACAGAAGAAAGTGAAGAAAGAGGTTAAGAAGAAAGGCTCTTCATCTTCAAAAGATGGCACTGCTAAATCCACCTCTTCAAAGAAGAAAGCAAGTGGCTCTGATGAAGACCGCACTTCACCTACTCACAGTCAAATTGATGAGAAAGAGGAGGCTCCAGATGAagatgatggtgatgatgacGTGCAATGGCTGACAGATACATCACTTGATGCTGCTCGTCAACGTATCCAAGAACAGTTAAGTGCTGTGACAGCTGATATGGTTATGCTTTCTACAGATGAaccagagaagaagaaaaaagcagCAAGTAACGGAAATGGCGGTTCTCAGAATGGTAACTCAATGCACTATGGGACCCTGGTTGGGGAAGTGAAAGCTAATTTGAAGAAAGGTATTGGAGCGAATGAATTGCTGTCCCATCTTTCAGCACATCCTGCACCTGCTCAAGAAAAGATGAGTGCTCTGGTTGAAGCTCTATTCGAGGGAACTGAGAAAGGTTTTGCTAAAGAAGctgataagaagaagaactACTTTGCTGCTGCTGTTGCCGAAGAGGGATCCCAGCTGTTATTGCTTCATGCTATTGAAGAATTTTCTTGCAAGTCTACTTCCAATGCTTTGAAGGAGGTTGCCCTGGTTCTAAAGGCACTCTATGATGCTGATGTGTTGGAGGAAGAGCACATAGTGCAGTGGTATCAAAAGGGACTGAAGGGCGATAACAAGAACTCtaagattttgaagaatgcTCAACCTTTCATTGATTGGCTTCAGAGTGCAGAATCAGAAACCGAGGAAGAATAA